In one Carassius carassius chromosome 14, fCarCar2.1, whole genome shotgun sequence genomic region, the following are encoded:
- the LOC132156788 gene encoding regulator of microtubule dynamics protein 2, translating to MAQADSRALALGVLAGAAGISLAIVCFRKIGAGGGRVLHLSSNRDHMAGSLGLQTGQAEVLDRLGALIHCVSELKEEVKALKDALPHLQDNVRDQLRGRSRDDISARKASPLHRTPTRRKRAGVSDRSEEQSSEEAESEGGYITALTDSEEEESDDDQRPLQEPVDELTALLQKADRLHSCNGAEKAQGLNFLLERKAEFDQKCQYLWRLSRAYADAHDFAVDLAEKKSCAENGKKVGEEAISINPQCAEGHQWYAILCGLLSEYESIQNKIKNGYLFKDHLDKAIELKPEDPLSYYLLGRWCYAVSQCTWIERKVAATLFGEPPSATVQEALQNFLKVEEISPKYSKFNYVFLAKCYKDLGQMSQAQQMCDAASAMNIQTKEDEEAQKELDSFVASL from the exons ATGGCTCAAGCGGACAGCAGGGCTCTGGCTTTGGGAGTTCTGGCAGGGGCTGCTGGGATCAGCTTGGCGATTGTCTGCTTCCGCAAAATAGGAGCAGGCGGTGGCAGAGTCCTACACCTGAGCAGCAACAGAGATCACATGGCAGGCAGCCTGGGTCTACAGACGGGCCAGGCGGAGGTGCTGGATCGGCTGGGGGCTCTGATCCACTGTGTGTCTGAGCTCAAAGAGGAGGTAAAAGCCTTGAAGGATGCACTTCCACACCTGCAGGACAACGTCAGAGATCAGCTGAGGGGCCGGAGCAGAGACGATATCAGTGCTCGCAAAGCAAGTCCACTTCATCGAACTCCCACCAGGAGAAAAAGAGCAGGTGTCTCAGACAGAAGTGAAGAACAAAGCTCAGAAGAGGCAGAGAGTGAAGGAGG GTATATAACAGCACTGACAGATTCTGAGGAGGAGGAAAGTGACGATGACCAAAGGCCACTGCAGGAGCCGGTGGATGAGCTCACAGCCCTGCTGCAGAAAGCAGACCGACTGCACAGCTGTAACGGGGCAGAGAAAGCACAAGGCCTGAATTTTCTGCTGGAGAGGAAAGCAGAG TTTGATCAGAAGTGCCAGTACCTTTGGCGGTTGTCTAGAGCCTATGCAGATGCACATGATTTTGCTGTAGACCTTGCAGAGAAGAAGAGCTGCGCTGAGAATG gaaaaaaAGTTGGTGAGGAGGCCATTTCCATCAATCCACAGTGTGCTGAAGGTCATCAGTG GTATGCTATACTCTGTGGGCTTCTGTCAGAATATGAATCtattcagaataaaataaaaaatggttatCTTTTTAAG GATCATCTGGATAAAGCAATTGAGCTGAAGCCTGAAGATCCTCTGTCGTATTACTTGCTGGGCCGCTGGTGTTATGCT GTGTCACAATGTACGTGGATAGAGAGGAAAGTCGCTGCTACTTTGTTTGGAGAGCCACCCAGTGCCACAGTCCAGGAGGCCCTGCAGAACTTCCTCAAG GTAGAAGAGATCAGTCCCAAGTATTCAAAATTCAACTATGTGTTTTTAGCCAAG TGTTACAAAGACTTGGGTCAGATGAGTCAAGCCCAACAGATGTGTGACGCTGCCTCTGCAATGAACATTCAGACTAAAGAG GATGAGGAGGCACAGAAGGAACTGGACTCTTTTGTTGCATCACTTTAA